A genomic stretch from Sulfurimonas sediminis includes:
- the ispG gene encoding flavodoxin-dependent (E)-4-hydroxy-3-methylbut-2-enyl-diphosphate synthase codes for MIKRYPTKKIFVGDVAVGGDAPISVQSMTYSDTHNVAATVEQINRLHFAGADIVRVAVPDMEDALALKAIKEQISLPLVADIHFNYKLALIAAESVDCIRFNPGNINDKTKIKEIVKACQERNLPIRIGVNAGSLEKEFDDKYGPTAEAMVASAEYNIKFLEDLGFSDIKISLKASDVQRTVEAYRMLRPKNHYPFHLGVTEAGTIFHATVKSAIGLGTLLLEGIGDTMRVSITGELEEEIKVGRAILKDSGVAKEGLNIISCPTCGRIEADLVSAVAEIEKRTAHIKTPLDVSVMGCVVNAIGEAKHADVAIAYGKGKGLVMVKGEVVANLDEKELVDRFVSEVEDMAKKS; via the coding sequence ATGATAAAAAGATACCCAACCAAAAAAATATTTGTCGGTGATGTAGCCGTCGGTGGTGATGCACCTATCTCTGTGCAGTCTATGACCTACTCCGACACACACAATGTTGCAGCAACTGTTGAACAGATTAACCGTTTGCATTTTGCAGGAGCGGACATTGTCCGTGTGGCTGTACCTGACATGGAAGATGCCCTTGCACTCAAAGCAATAAAAGAGCAGATTTCACTGCCTCTGGTTGCAGATATTCACTTTAACTACAAACTTGCACTCATAGCAGCAGAATCTGTCGACTGCATCCGTTTTAACCCCGGAAATATTAACGATAAAACAAAAATAAAAGAGATAGTCAAAGCCTGTCAAGAGAGAAACCTGCCGATTCGCATCGGGGTGAATGCAGGAAGCTTAGAAAAAGAGTTTGACGACAAATACGGTCCGACTGCCGAAGCGATGGTTGCCTCGGCTGAGTATAACATCAAATTTTTGGAAGATTTGGGATTTAGTGACATTAAAATCTCACTCAAAGCCAGCGATGTGCAAAGAACGGTCGAAGCCTACAGAATGCTACGTCCAAAGAACCATTACCCATTTCATTTGGGTGTCACAGAAGCGGGAACAATTTTTCATGCAACGGTCAAAAGTGCCATAGGTTTGGGCACACTTTTACTTGAGGGCATCGGCGATACGATGCGTGTCTCCATTACCGGAGAACTCGAAGAGGAGATAAAGGTCGGCCGTGCCATTTTAAAAGACAGCGGTGTGGCAAAAGAGGGACTCAACATCATCTCCTGTCCGACCTGCGGACGCATTGAAGCTGATTTAGTCTCCGCAGTCGCAGAGATAGAAAAAAGAACAGCCCACATAAAAACCCCACTTGACGTCAGTGTCATGGGCTGTGTTGTCAATGCCATAGGCGAAGCAAAACATGCCGATGTCGCCATCGCCTACGGAAAAGGCAAAGGACTTGTCATGGTCAAGGGCGAAGTGGTTGCCAATTTGGATGAGAAAGAACTTGTCGACAGGTTTGTCAGCGAAGTGGAAGATATGGCTAAAAAGTCATAA